In Desulfosediminicola ganghwensis, a single window of DNA contains:
- a CDS encoding ATP-binding cassette domain-containing protein codes for MRISQLHHPRLKVENFTTSPGEIWCGYGTGRSGINEFLALLEGELVGDFSDSITFDQPPAIISFGIQQEIFEEEIRNDNSDFMDKPDIGTPASDFLPEDSLSDPLIDLFDLRASLAKGYRQLSSGQSRKLLILQAILEGAQNIILDSPYDGLDPVACEDLDRVFRELPKEQLRLLVLVRNFEDIPDWCDHLALFADSMLVRQGSRDSLLGEAQTLHSQSKALFENVFYNGAESTEQGLDLEQHQLVTLKDGFAKYGDYPVFSSLQLTINRGDHTLITGPNGCGKSTLLQIITGDNSKCYANELYMFGKRRGRGESIWEVKKHMGIVSPDIHRNYRVPGSALHVVLSGLFDSIGLYSKVSAAQEKEALSWLAAINMADEANRPFRKLSYGEQRLVLIARGLIKRPPLLILDEPTQGLDSPSRRSLLDFLESISSGKLTTILYVSHRQDEYRGFFKHHLRLGSS; via the coding sequence ATGCGAATTTCACAACTTCACCACCCGCGACTAAAGGTAGAAAACTTCACCACCTCCCCCGGTGAGATCTGGTGCGGCTACGGCACCGGACGCTCAGGCATCAACGAATTTCTCGCACTTTTAGAAGGAGAACTCGTTGGAGATTTTTCTGACTCTATTACGTTTGACCAACCACCAGCCATCATCTCATTCGGTATCCAACAGGAGATTTTCGAAGAAGAGATACGAAATGATAACAGTGATTTCATGGACAAGCCCGATATCGGCACTCCGGCCAGCGACTTTCTGCCTGAAGATTCACTGTCCGACCCACTGATTGACCTTTTCGATCTTCGAGCATCACTTGCCAAGGGCTATCGCCAGCTCAGTTCCGGCCAAAGTAGAAAACTGCTTATCCTGCAGGCAATTCTGGAGGGTGCACAAAATATCATCCTCGACTCTCCCTATGACGGTCTTGATCCTGTCGCCTGTGAAGATCTTGATCGTGTCTTCAGGGAATTACCGAAAGAGCAACTGAGGCTACTGGTGCTGGTTCGAAATTTTGAAGACATTCCAGACTGGTGTGACCACCTTGCCCTCTTCGCCGACAGCATGCTGGTACGTCAGGGCAGTCGAGACTCGCTCCTTGGCGAAGCCCAAACCCTGCACAGCCAAAGCAAGGCTCTCTTTGAGAATGTCTTTTACAATGGTGCCGAAAGTACCGAACAGGGCCTGGATCTGGAACAACACCAACTGGTTACGCTCAAAGATGGTTTTGCCAAGTATGGCGACTACCCTGTCTTCTCCAGCCTCCAGCTGACTATCAACAGGGGAGACCACACCCTGATCACCGGGCCAAACGGCTGCGGCAAGTCCACACTTTTGCAGATCATCACCGGTGATAATTCCAAGTGCTATGCCAATGAACTGTATATGTTCGGCAAAAGAAGAGGTCGTGGTGAATCAATCTGGGAAGTAAAAAAGCACATGGGCATCGTCTCCCCAGATATCCACCGCAATTACCGGGTACCCGGCAGCGCTCTCCACGTTGTGCTTTCCGGTCTCTTTGACTCCATCGGCCTCTACTCCAAGGTAAGCGCGGCACAGGAAAAAGAGGCGCTATCATGGCTGGCCGCCATCAACATGGCCGACGAGGCCAATAGACCATTCCGCAAACTCTCCTATGGGGAACAGCGACTGGTGCTCATAGCCCGTGGGCTGATAAAACGACCGCCCCTGTTGATCCTCGATGAGCCGACCCAGGGACTGGACAGCCCTTCACGCAGGTCGTTACTCGATTTTCTCGAATCAATCAGTTCGGGTAAACTGACTACCATTCTCTATGTCAGCCATCGACAGGACGAGTACCGGGGATTCTTCAAACACCACCTGCGGCTTGGTTCATCGTGA
- a CDS encoding DMT family transporter, with amino-acid sequence MKNFLFYTATVLIWGSTWIGIKFQLGVVEPMVSVGYRFALAALLLMLWCHFRRLPMRFTSTQHLFIAMQGTFLFAVNYLLFYIAELYVASGLAAVIFSTILLMNMVNGAIFLRSPIDMKVVCGGILGLAGIVLVFRPEIATFTIDNHGLRGVLFCIAATYLASLGNILSARNQKNALPVVQTNAYGMGYGALLMLGFALIAGKNMQIDTSFAYLGSLAYLAVFGSIIAFGCYLTLIGNIGADRAAYSTLLFPIVALVISTIWENYQWSSSSICGVTLILSGNLLMLQRKKMAKTTDTTNLTTRNETVHKEGISCKREPLRNPAK; translated from the coding sequence ATGAAGAATTTTTTGTTTTACACCGCGACGGTTCTTATCTGGGGCTCAACCTGGATCGGCATAAAGTTTCAGCTCGGTGTTGTTGAGCCGATGGTCTCAGTTGGCTACCGTTTTGCCCTGGCAGCGCTGCTGCTCATGCTCTGGTGCCACTTCAGGAGACTGCCCATGCGTTTCACGTCAACCCAGCATCTCTTTATCGCCATGCAGGGGACCTTCCTTTTCGCAGTGAACTACCTGCTGTTTTATATTGCTGAGCTCTACGTTGCCAGCGGCCTGGCGGCTGTCATTTTTTCCACCATTCTCTTAATGAACATGGTGAACGGAGCCATCTTCCTCCGCTCGCCCATAGACATGAAGGTTGTTTGCGGCGGTATTCTCGGCCTGGCCGGCATCGTTTTGGTATTCCGCCCTGAAATCGCTACATTCACTATAGACAATCACGGATTGCGGGGAGTCCTCTTTTGTATCGCAGCCACCTATCTCGCCTCTCTCGGCAATATTCTCTCTGCCCGCAACCAGAAGAACGCCTTACCCGTTGTCCAGACCAATGCTTACGGTATGGGATATGGCGCATTGCTCATGCTCGGATTTGCACTTATTGCAGGTAAAAATATGCAAATCGACACCAGTTTTGCTTATTTGGGATCACTTGCCTATCTTGCTGTATTCGGCTCAATCATTGCTTTTGGTTGTTATCTCACGTTAATTGGTAATATTGGTGCCGACCGGGCCGCCTATTCCACTCTGCTCTTCCCGATCGTGGCACTGGTAATCTCGACCATCTGGGAAAATTATCAGTGGAGCTCTTCCTCCATCTGTGGAGTAACCCTCATTCTCTCGGGAAACCTGTTGATGCTCCAACGTAAAAAAATGGCTAAAACGACTGATACCACGAACCTTACAACCAGAAATGAAACGGTTCACAAAGAGGGCATCAGCTGCAAAAGAGAGCCATTACGCAATCCTGCAAAATAA
- a CDS encoding aspartate/glutamate racemase family protein: MKTVGLLGGMSWQSTSLYYKMINELVRNQLGGLHSAKICMVSVDFHEIEQLQFAGEWQKAGELLAEQARKVESGGADFLLLCTNTMHKVAGAIEGAITIPMLHLADATASAIKQDGKRKVGLLGTRFTMEQEFYKGRLKQQGLEVIIPDDRGMQRVHDIIFDELCKGVVRNSSRQSYLEIMDSMIKQGAEGIILGCTEICMLVNQTHAQVPLFNTTEIHAAEAVKLALT, translated from the coding sequence ATGAAAACTGTTGGCTTACTGGGTGGCATGAGTTGGCAATCGACCTCTCTGTACTATAAGATGATCAATGAATTGGTACGCAACCAACTTGGCGGGCTGCATTCTGCCAAAATCTGTATGGTCAGCGTTGATTTCCATGAGATAGAACAGCTCCAGTTCGCTGGAGAATGGCAAAAAGCAGGTGAGTTGCTTGCCGAACAGGCCAGGAAGGTTGAATCAGGTGGAGCGGATTTCCTGCTGCTCTGCACCAACACCATGCACAAGGTTGCCGGTGCAATTGAAGGGGCTATAACCATCCCCATGCTGCACCTTGCAGACGCCACCGCTTCAGCAATCAAACAAGATGGTAAAAGAAAAGTCGGCCTGCTCGGTACCCGATTCACCATGGAACAGGAATTTTACAAAGGTCGGCTCAAGCAACAGGGACTCGAAGTCATTATCCCTGATGACCGGGGGATGCAGCGTGTCCATGACATCATATTTGATGAGCTGTGCAAAGGGGTGGTGCGCAACAGTTCGCGCCAGAGCTATCTGGAGATTATGGATTCAATGATTAAGCAGGGGGCCGAGGGTATTATTCTTGGTTGTACTGAAATCTGCATGCTCGTGAACCAGACGCATGCCCAGGTGCCACTGTTCAATACTACGGAAATTCATGCAGCCGAAGCCGTGAAACTTGCCTTGACGTAA
- a CDS encoding aldo/keto reductase, translated as MHTFRFRNNDTIPALGLGTWKSATGKVYEAVKTALDIGYKHIDCAPIYGNETEIGQAFGESFSSGILKREEIFITSKLWCNAHAPEMVQPALEKTLADLQLEYLDLFLIHWPVHFVPEVVFPSSTDQFIPYKELPIAQTWEAMEDLVAQGLVRHIGVSNFSIKKLQELSENSQIAPEMNQIEMHPYLQQPKMIEFCNTNDILLTAYSPLGSPDRPADLKAADEPLLLEEPVVQKIAEAHNVSTAQVLINWAVNRGTVVIPKSVTPSRIQQNLEAADLNLSEEEYREIDTIDRHRRYVTGEFWAPEGSPYTIANIWDE; from the coding sequence ATGCATACTTTTCGTTTCAGAAATAACGACACCATCCCGGCTCTTGGCCTGGGAACCTGGAAATCAGCTACCGGAAAAGTATACGAGGCGGTTAAAACAGCTCTTGATATTGGCTACAAACATATTGATTGTGCGCCAATTTATGGCAATGAAACAGAAATAGGCCAAGCCTTCGGTGAGAGTTTTTCTTCTGGGATTCTCAAACGAGAGGAAATATTTATAACCTCAAAACTCTGGTGCAATGCCCATGCGCCGGAGATGGTGCAACCTGCCCTTGAAAAAACCCTCGCCGATCTCCAACTTGAATATCTTGACCTTTTCCTAATCCACTGGCCGGTACATTTTGTGCCGGAAGTTGTTTTCCCAAGCTCAACCGACCAGTTTATCCCCTATAAGGAATTACCTATCGCTCAGACCTGGGAGGCAATGGAGGATCTTGTCGCCCAGGGGCTGGTTCGCCATATCGGGGTGAGTAATTTCAGCATCAAAAAGCTCCAGGAACTTAGTGAAAATTCACAAATAGCTCCTGAAATGAATCAAATTGAGATGCACCCGTATTTACAGCAACCGAAGATGATCGAGTTCTGTAACACAAACGATATCCTGCTCACCGCCTACTCTCCCCTCGGGTCTCCCGATCGACCTGCCGACTTAAAAGCTGCCGATGAACCGCTGTTGCTTGAAGAGCCGGTTGTCCAAAAGATTGCTGAAGCTCATAATGTGAGCACTGCACAAGTACTGATCAACTGGGCCGTCAATCGCGGTACTGTGGTGATCCCCAAATCTGTGACACCCTCCCGTATCCAGCAGAATCTCGAAGCTGCAGATCTGAATCTGAGCGAAGAGGAGTACAGGGAAAT